The Cyclobacterium amurskyense genome contains the following window.
TAGGAATACTTTCTTCGTCCATCGTCATTCCAAAAATCCCACTAAGTGAAGGATTTAATCTTACACCAATTCGGTTTTCTGGTACAACTTTCTTTATGGCATCGATTATTTCGAATAGGATTTTGGCTCTGTTAGGAATACTTCCTCCATATTCGTCCATCCTAACATTTGAAGTACGGCTGAAGAATTGATGCAATAGGTAACCATTAGAGCTGTGAATTTCTACCCCATCAAATCCTGCTTCCCATGCATTGGCTGCTGCATTTTTAAAATCCTCTATCGTTTGTTTAATCTCGGGGATAGACATTTCTTTGGGAGTGACAGTGTCCTTAAACCCTTTAGGTGTAAATGACTTCGATTTGGGATTTATCGCAGAAGGGGCTAGTGGAAGGGCTCCTTCATGGAAATCAGGATGTGAAATCCGACCTACATGCCATAACTGTATGAATATTTTCCCACCCGCATCATGTACTGCCTTTGTCACTTTTTTCCAACCTTCTACTTGAGCCTTGCTGTGGATTCCTGGAGTATTGATATAGCCGACCGCTTCTTGAGAAATTTGAGAACCTTCAGTAATGATAAGCCCTGCTGAGGCTCTTTGTTTGTAATATTCGGCATGTAAATCAGTGGGGGCTTTATCTTGATTGTCTGCCCTGCTTCGGGTCATAGGGGCCATTACAACTCTATTGGCTATTGATAAATCGCCAAGCTTTAACTTTTCTAAAAGTGGTTGGTTTTGCATAGTAAATACTGGTTTTAAACGAATCTGAAAATAATTTCTGTTCTTAGTCAACTAAAAACTTCTAACAATGTTGACTTTTTTATTACTAAGATTTGATGGCTACAATATCTGAACCAGTAATTGAAAAATTAGGGTATAGATGAAAAAAGGTTGGATTCAACTCGATTTTTCCTTGAAAATTTATCCAGAAATCAAGATATAGGCTGTGTTGAGAGTACCTACAAAAAAAGCTGGCTTCCTGAAAAAATCAGAAAGCCAGCCTATTTCTTAGTATATCACCAGATGATTATTAGGCACTGTGCTCTTCGACCCAGTTTCTAGCATTGATAAAGGCAGTTATCCAAGGGCTTACGTCCTCTCTCTGAAGACCTTCCGGATAATATGGCCAGTTCCAAGGCGCAATTGCCCGCTCTATATGAGGCATTATCGCAAGATGTCTTCCATCTTTAGATGCCAAGCCGGCTACATTATGGTCTGATCCATTGGGGTTTCCAGGATAAGCTTCATAGGAGTATTTCATGCCTATATTGTAACTTTCTTTATCAGCTGGCAAATTGAATTTCCCTTCCCCATGTGCAACCCACACACCCAGTTGAAGACCCGACAAGGATCCAAACATTACTGAATTGTTTTGTGGAATTGTAACATTTACAAAAGAAGATTCAAATTTATGGCTTTCATTGTGAAGCATGCTGGCTTTTTCCTCATGTTCAGGATTGATAAGGTCTAATGCCACCATCAACTGGCAACCATTACATACACCTAAACTGAGCGTGTCTTTCCTTGCATAAAAGTTGTCCAATGCATTCTTAGCTTTTTCATTGTAAAGAAAAGCTCCGGCCCATCCCTTGGCAGAACCAAGAACATCTGAATTTGAGAAGCCACCTACAAACACAATCATGTTTACATCCTCTAGGTTTTCCCTTCCTGATATAAGGTCTGTCATATGGATGTCTTTGACATCGAATCCAGCCAGCCATAATGAATAGGCCATCTCTCTGTCTCCATTGACTCCTTTTTCACGAATAATTGCTGCTTTGGCGCCCGTGGTTGTTTTCCTATTGGGGTCCAAATTCAATGATTCGTAAGTCCCTTTCCATTGCTCAGGAAAGGTATAGTTCAAAGGTTGATTTTTGTAATTTTCAAACCTTTCTTTTGCGAGCCGTTTCCCAGACTGTTGTTGGTCCAATAGGTAAGAAGATTTGTACCAAATATCCCTCAATACTGAAACTTCCCAAGATTTATTCAAACCATCAATTTTAATGGTCCCTGTAGCATTTACAGTAGCGATTTCCACTGCTGAAATTCCTTGAGAATTTAAGAAGGTAGTGATATCGGCTGCATCTTTTACTTGAATTACCAAACCTGGATTTTCAGCAAACAATGCTTTGATCAAATCTTTTTCCTTAAGGTTTGAAGCATGAATGTCTATTCCCGTATTCTGGTTAGGGAAACACATTTCCAATATGGTAGTGATCAAACCACCGGATGAAATGTCATGACCAGCTAGTACTTTGTTTTGCTTTATAAGGTCTTGAATGGTTGCAAAGGCACTTTTGAAATAGGCTGCATCCTTTATGTCTGGTACTTCGTTGCCAATTTTATTTAGCGATTGGGCAAAGGAGCTGCCACCTAATTTTGCATCATCCTTCGACAAATCTATGTATAGCAATGTTGATTCAGGGCTAGCCTTCAGACCAGGAGAAATAACATTATTTATATCTGAACATTCACCTACAGTGGATATGATAACTGTCCCTGGAGACTTTACCGTTTGGCCACTTGGGTACTTCTGGGTCATGGACAAGGAGTCTTTTCCGGTAGGAATGTTTATCCCCAAAGCGATAGCAAAATCACTTGTGGATTCAACTGCTCGGTACAACCGTTCATTTTCTCCTTCGTTTTTGGCTGGCCACATCCAGTTGGCACTTAGGGAAACCCCTTTTAGTCCATCGGTAAGTGGTGCCCATATTAAGTTGGTAAGTGCTTCCGCTATTGCCAATCGGGAGCCGGCTTCAGGACTTACCAAAGCGGCTATAGGAGAATGGCCGATGGAAGTAGCTATTCCTTTATTTCCTGAATAATCCATGGCCATCACTGCCACATTATTCAATGGAAGCTGAAGTTCGCCAGTTGTTTGTTGCTTGGCCACCCTACCAGTAACTGACCTGTCTACTTTGTTGGTGAGCCAGTCTTTGCAAGCTACTGCTTCTAATTGCAGCACATTGGTTAAATACTGCTCAAAATCTTGAACTTTGTATTCTGGTGCTTTAAAATTTTGCTTGGCTTTTTTGTCCACCAAAACAGTTTTTGGGGAAGACCCAAACATATGATTCAAACTCCAATCAACAGGTTTTTCTCCTGTCTGGGTGTTTTCAAATTTGAATTGCATGTCCCCAGTCGTTTGGCCAATATTATAAAATGGAGCTCTTTCTCGGTCAGCAATCTTTTTTATCTTGTCGATGTGAACATCTTTTACTACCAATCCCATTCTTTCCTGGGACTCATTGCCAATGATTTCTTTGGCAGAAAGGGTAGGGTCCCCAACAGGCAATTTTTCCAAATCAATGGTTCCTCCAGTATTTTCCACCAATTCAGAAAGGCAGTTTAAGTGGCCACCTGCTCCATGGTCATGTATTGATACGATAGGATTGTCCTCACTTTCAGCCAAAGCTCTGATGACATTTGATACTCTTTTCTGCATTTCAGGATTTGACCGCTGAATGGCATTCATTTCTAAGGAAAGACTAAGTTCACCAGTGTTTAGAGAGGAAACAGCGCTGCCTCCCATGCCAATTCTATAATTGTCACCACCCATCAGGACTATACGATCACCTTTTTCGGGATTTTTCTTAAGACTATAAGGGGCTGCAGTAAAACCAACTCCTCCTGCTTGCATGATTACCTTATCGAATCCCCAATGTAGCTCATCCTCATTGTGCTCGAAAGTCATAAGGCTTCCGCAAATGATTGGCTGACCAAATTTATTACCAAAGTCACTGGCACCGTTAGACGCTTTAATAAGGATGTCCATAGGGGATTGGTAGAGCCATTTTCGCTCCGAAAGGTTCTTCTCCCAACTTCTTCCAGCTTCTGATCTAGGGTAAGAAGTCATGTAAACTGCCGTGCCAGCTAGTGGGATAGAGGCGGTACCACCTGCCATCCTGTCTCTGATTTCCCCCCCTGACCCCGTAGCAGCACCATTGAAAGGCTCTACAGTGGTAGGGAAATTATGGGTTTCCGCTTTTAAGGATATTACGGTATCTATTTCTTTAATCTCAAAATAATCTGCTTTATCGGATGACTTGGGCGCAAATTGCAAAGCTTTAGGTCCTTTTACAAAGGCTACGTTGTCACTGTAAGCTGAGACTATTCCATTTTTATTGGCTTTGGAAGTTTCTTTGATTAACTGAAACAGCGTCATGGATTTTTCCTCACCATCTAAGATAAAGGTGCCATTGAAGATTTTATGCCTGCAATGTTCGGAGTTAACCTGGCTAAAGCCAAACACTTCACTGTCTGTCAATGGCCTGTCCAGTGATTTGCTTACACCTTCCAAATAGGCCACCTCTTCAGCATTTAATGCCAATCCCTCTTTTTCATTATAGGAGCTAATGTCCTCTATATATTGGATAGGGTCAGGAGTTTTTGCAATTGAGTAGACATTCTGCCCCAAACCTTTATAATGTCGTTGAAGCATGGGGTCGAAAGTACTGCCTTCAGTCCATGGGTAGAAGGCTTCAATTCTCAGAATCCCTTTTATTCCCATATTCTGGCTAATTTCCACCGCATTTGTAGACCAAGGGGTAATCATTTCCTTCCTGGGACCGATAAATTCACCAGAAATCTCCAGGTCTTCCAAATAATCGGCGCCTCCGAAAAGCCAGTTCAATTTCTCCAGTTCACTATTTTTTAACGCCTCATTGGTTTCAAGGGCGTAAAGGGTCTTCTCCGGGGATTGAAAAAACAAAATCTTCATAAAGGGATCAATAGCTTTTTTGAATGGGCAAATGTACAAAATTGGTTTTAAAATTTTGCAGTGCAGATGGAGTAAGAAACTGATTAGCTAGGATAACTTGAAAAAAATAGGAATTGCTCCTAAGTCAAAGAAATAAATAGGATGAAATTGCCCTTTTGGCTTGAAGTTTAAGTCGGAAGAAATCTTCAAAAACCCAATTTAATATAGCCTTTTTACAAAAAATATATAGTTCCTTTGTAGAGTTAAGAAGAATGAGTGTTAAAATAATAGAAATTCCTGAAGAAACTCTGAACCTTTTGATAGTTTCTCTAGTTTATTCCCTGAGTTAATCATTAAGGGATATTTGGAAACGAGACAAAATATAATTCGAATAGCACTAAAAAATTTTTTAGTGTACGGGGTAAGGGCAGTCACTATGGATGAAATAGCCAGGATTGCGGGAATATCTAAAAAAACAATTTATGAAGAATTCTCTAGTAAAGAGGAACTGGTCAACGCAGCAATAGAAGCATCAATAAAAGAATACAGGTGTGATTTAGATGAGATGGAAAGCATTGATGAAAGTGCTATTGACCATCTTTTACGAATGACAAGATATTTAAGGGAAGTTTTTACCAGCATGAACCCATTATTAATGCAAGATATTCAAAGGTTTTATCCGAAATGCTGGTTAAAAATAAATGAATTCAAAACTGAGAAAGTACTTCAAAATATTATTATGGTATTAGAAAAAGGCAAGGAATCTGGAGATTTTCGAATTGAAATCAATTCAGAGTTACTGGCCTACATGCGTATGGATCAAATCACCAACACGTTTACTTCTAATTATGCCAAATTCAGCCCAAGTTTTCTTGATTGTCAACTGGCAATTTTAGATCATTTTATACATGGAATTCTTACTGACCAGGGTAGGTCTAATTATTATAGGAAACTACAAACACAGGAATTATAATTTTATGAATTTTAAATCGATAATTTTCACCGTTTCAATTTGGGTTTTTGGCCATTGGTTTACGGATGTTCAGGCCCAGCAAGTAGCTTTTACTTTAGAAGAAAGCGTTAACTATGCGCTAGAAAACAATGCGGAAGCAAGAAGTGCCAATCTGGAGATTCAAGCAGCAAAAGGCTTGGTGGGCGAGCGAACTGCAGAGGGCTTGCCACAAATCACGACTAGGGTCAATGCAACCAAAAACCTTGTAGTACCTATTACTCCATTTCCTGCTCAATTTTCGGATCCGGAAGCTCCTGAAGGTACATTTATTGGTATTCAGTTTTCACCTGTCTATTCTGCCAACCTGACAGCCACTGTAAGTCAAATGATCTTTAACGGATCTTACTTCATAGGGCTTAAGGCGGCAAAAACTTACAAGCAATTGGTGGAATTTGACAAGGCCTTTACAGAACTTCAAGTGATTGAAAACGTGAAAAAGGCCTATTTTTCTGTTTTGGTAAGTAAGGAACGTGAAACCCTGATTCAAGCGAATTTAAATCGCTTGGATACACTTCTAAAGGAAACAGAGATTTTGTACCAAGAAGGCTTTGCAGAGAAAATAGATGTGACAAGGATACAAGTACAGAACAACAATATTAGAACTGAACTCAATAAAGCCAAAACTTCCACTAGAGTAAGCAAAGCCATATTGAAATTACAAATGGGTTTCCCTGAAGATAGGGATATTTCCCTGAGCAATGAACTTGACGATTTCACCCAATATTTAGATACCCAAAGGTTGTTAAGTGAGGAAGGTCAGCAAAGAGTCGAAGTAGATCAAATCAATACCAACTACGACTTGGCAGTTTTGGATTTGAAAAACAACCAGATTCAATACATGCCAAGGTTGGATGCCAATTATACATTTCAAAGAAATGCTTTCGGAGGTAATTTCTCCAAGCTATGGTCTGGAGACTGGTTTACAGGTTCAATTTTAGGGGTAACCCTGGAAATTCCAATATTTGATGGATTTACTAAAAGATATAAAATCCAACAGAACAGGGTGCAAATGAGGCAACTCGAAGTTCAAAAAGAATTTACGTTACAGAATATTGCCTTGGAAAAATTTCAGGCCAAACAGAATTTAATCAATAGTCTGCAGGAGTTGGAAGTTCAGCGGGAAAATAGGGATTTGGCATTGGAAGTTTTTAATATGGCTAAAATAAAGTACCAAGAGGGAGTTGGCTCCAACTTAGAAGTGGTGGAGGCTGATGCTACCTTGAAAGAATCGGAAACCAATTATTTTTCGGCGCTTTATGACACATTTATTGCACGAGTAGATTTAGAAAAAGCTTTGGGAATATTAAAATGAGAAAAGGATTATACATGTTTATGAAAAATACACTTAAGATTTTAACCCTATCCCTCATGCTGGGGATGTTTTCTTGTGGGCAGCAGGAAGAAGATGAGCTTTCTAAGAAGAAAAGCCAATTGGATGAGTTCAAATCCGAATCTGCAGAATTGAAAGTGAAGATTCAGGAATTGGAGGAAGAAATCTCCAAAATGGATCCCGAATTTCGAAAAAATCAGAGAAAGTCAGTTTTAGTAACAACAGTTAAACCTGAAACTGGAAGATTTGATCATTATGTAGAAGTAACCGGTTCTGTACTTTCCAAAAAGAATGTAAATATAAGTGCAGAAGTATCTGGCAGGGTAGAAGAGATTGTTACCAGAGAAGGCATGTCTGTAAGAAAAGGACAGGTTATTGCTCGAATAGATGCTGAATCGGTACAAAGGAATTTGGATGAAATCCAAACCCAACTAGAGCTTGCCAAAACCATCTTTGAGAAACAAGAAAGACTATGGAACCAGCAAATAGGTACAGAAATCCAATACCTAGAAGCAAAGAATAGAAAGGAAACCTTAGAAAAGAACCTTGCCTCTATAGAACTTCAAAAAGATAGAAGCACAATTAGAGCACCATTTAATGGAACTGTTGAGGAACTCGTTGTAAGGGTAGGTGAACTGGTGCAACCAGGTTCTCCTGTAGTTAATTTTGTAGGTGAAGATGACCTCTTTATAGAAGGAGATATTTCTGAAAGATATGTAGGGATTCTAGACAAGGGGGATTCGGTTAGTATTTATTTCCCATCCATTGATAAAACCTTAAAAACCAAAGTGACGGCTATTGGAAAGGTTATCAATCCTGACAACAGAACTTTTAAGATCGAAGTTTTTCTACCTAAGTTGGAAAAAGTTAAACCAAATATGATTTCGGTTTTAAATATTCAGGATTACAGCGTGGAAGATGCTGTTACCATCCCTTCTTACTTGATATTGAAGGACAACAAAGGAAGTTATGTGTTTGTTGTTGAAGAGGGGGTAGCTCATAAAAAATACATTGAAAGAGGCATGACCTACGATAGCAAAACGGAAATCATTGAAGGTTTAAGTGGTTCCGAAGTGCTTATTGACAAAGGATTTAGGGAAGTAGGAGATAATTTTAGTGTAAACATCTCATCTTAATTAGAATATGGCTTCAGAAGAAAATAAGAAAAAAGGAGTAATCAGGGAATTTGGTGTATCCTCACTTTCTGTTGATAACAGAACAAGTGTGGTTATTCTAACACTGATCATTACCTTCCTGGGGATGTTTGCCTACAGGACCATGCCCAAAGAAAGTTTTCCGGAAATTGTTATTCCTACGGTTTATGTAGGTACAGCATACCCCGGAAACTCACCCGTAGATATGGAAAACCTGATTTCTAGGCCCATTGAAAAAGAGTTAAAATCCATAAATAATTTAAAAGATGTAAGTTCCACTTCCATCCAGGACTTTTCATCGATTGTGGTTGAGTTTAATCCAAATGTGGAAATATCCAAGGCCATACAGGATGTCAAAGATGCGGTAGATAAAGCGAAAAGTGAGTTGCCTAATGATTTGGATAGAGACCCTGATGTGCTTGAGGTCAATACCTCAGAGTTTCCAATAATGAATGTAAATATTTCAGGAAACTATACCGAACAAGAGCTGAAAACTTATGGGGAATATTTGGAAGATGAAATTGAAAAATTAACTGAAATATCAAGTGCTGATTTAAGTGGGACCATTGAACGAGAAATTCGTATCAATGCGGATCTCTATAAAATGGAGGCTTTGGGTGTTACTTTTTCTGACATATCAAGCGCTGTTTCTGATGAGAATGTTACCATTTCAGGAGGTAATATTTTGTCTGGTGATTACAGAAGAACATTAAGGATAGATGGTGAATTTGCCAAGCCTATAGAAATTGAAGATGTTATCGTCAAGACCGAGAATAACAATATTGTATACCTGAGGGATGTAGCAGAAGTAGAAGATACCTATAAAGAAAGAGAGAGTTTTGCCAGAAGTAAGAAATTGCCTGTAGTTACAATTAATGTAATAAAAAGAAGTGGAGAAAATCTTTTGGATGCTTCTGATAAAATAAAGGCCCTTATTGATGAAGTGAAAATAAATAAATTTCCGGAGGATTTGGAAGTAACCATTACCAATGACCAATCCAAAGCCACACGGTCTCAAGTAGATAATTTAGAAAACAGTATCATATCAGGGGTGATCCTTGTGGTGTTGGTATTGATGTTTTTCCTTGGTTTCCGAAATGCACTGTTCGTAGGAATTGCTATTCCATTGTCTATGTTTATCTCATTCTTGGTACTCAATTCCTTGGGTGTTACCCTGAACCTCATGGTATTGTTCTCCTTAATTCTTGCTTTGGGAATGCTGGTGGACAATGGAATTGTGGTAGTAGAGAATATCTATAGACTGATGCAGGAAGGGAAATCTGCAGTAAGAGCAGCTAAAGAAGGCGTTGGTGAAGTGGCTTGGCCAATTATTACATCTACGGCTACTACACTTGCAGCCTTCCTTCCTCTGGCATTTTGGGATGATATCATTGGGGAGTTTATGAAATACCTTCCCATCACCTTGATTATCGTATTGTCTTCCTCCTTGTTCGTAGCCTTGGTAATCAACCCTGTGTTGACAGCCTTGTTTATGAAAGTCCAAGATGTAGATAAGGAAAAGCCCGTTCAGAAACCGATGATTGTTGCTGCAGTTTTGACTACATTGGCAATCATAAGTTATTTCCTAACTTGGATAGCCCTTGGAAATTTATTGTTCCTGTCTGCCCTGCTAGTTATATTTAATGTTTTCTTCTTAAGAAGGGCTATTCGTTGGTTCCAAAATGTATTCTTGGTTCGGTTGGAGGACCTATATGAAAAAACACTTCTTTTCGCATTAAGGGGTAAGAAGCCCTACCTCTTTTTCGGCGGAACGTTGATATTATTGGTGCTGTCATTGGCCTTACTTTTTGTAAGTGCGCCGAAAATATTATTTTTTCCTGACAATCAACCGGCCTTGATTAGTATATACATTGAAAAACCTATTGGAACGGACATTACTTCTACCAATGAATTTGTGGAAGAATTTGAAGATGATCTTTTTGCTTTACTGAAACCTTATGATCAAATCATAGAGTCTGTGATAACCCAAATTGGAGAAGGTACTGGAGACCCTATGGAAGGACCAAGCCAGGCATCTACTCCTCACAAGGCTAAGGTGACAATTGGTTTTGAAGAGTATCAATTCCGAGAAGGAATCAATACCAATGAAATCATGGAGAAGATTAGGGAATTGGCAGAGGGATATCCGGGTGTATTGATGACAGTAGGTAAGCAACAAAATGGACCTCCTGTAGGTAAACCTGTAAATATAGAAGTAACAGGGGAGGATTTTGAGCAGCTCATCACATATGTGAATTCTATGAGAGAGCATATAAATGAATCTGGAATACAAGGGATTGAGGAGTTGAAAACCGATCTGGAACTTGGAAATCCTGAATTAATCATAAATATCGATAGAGAGAAAGCACGTAGGTTCGGTTTGTCAACGGCAACTATCGCCAATGAATTGAGGACTGCTCTTTTCGGGCTGGAGGTATCCAAGTTCAAGGAGGGAGAAGATGATTACCCTATTCAGCTTAGGTTAGCAGATAAATTCAGGTATGATATCAATGCTTTGCTAAATAAAAAAATAAGCTTTAGAGACAAATTTGGTAATCAGAAGGAAATTCCAATTTCATCTGTAGCAAGTTTAGAATACAGTTCTACCTACGGTTCAGTTAAAAGAAAAGATTTGGAAAGGGTAATTACCATATTTTCCAATGTGAATGATGGTTATAATGCAACTGAAATTAATAACGAGATTAAACGATTGTTGCAGGATTTTGATATTCCGGAAGGGATTAATGTGAGCTTTACAGGTGAGCAGGAAGAACAAGCAAAATCAGCGGAGTTTTTGACTCGAGCATTATTGATTTCGGTCTCTTTAATCTTTCTGATTATCGTTGCACAGTTTAATTCCATAACTACGCCATTTATTATCATGGCATCCGTTATACTGAGTACCATTGGTGTGTTTTTAGGATTGGTGATTTTTAATATGGACTTTGTCATTATTATGACTGGTATTGGAATTATATCCTTAGCTGGAGTTGTAGTAAACAATGCGATTGTACTAATAGATTACACTGATTTGGTTCGCTCAAGGAAAAGAGAAGAATTAAATATCGGAGAAGAGGAAAGTCTATCAAAAGAGGATCTTTTAGATAGTATTATTAAGGGTGGAAAAACAAGATTACGACCAGTACTTTTAACTGCTGTTACCACAGTATTGGGGTTGATTCCATTGGCTATAGGGATGAATATCGATTTTTATGGATTGTTGTCCTCCTTTGACCCGAAATTTTATATTGGAGGGGATAATGCGGACTTTTGGGGCCCAATGGCATGGACTGTAATATTTGGTCTAACCTTTGCGACCTTTTTAACGTTAATAGTAGTACCTGTCATGTATTTATTGGCAGACAAATTAAATACGGCTGTTCGTAAGATCAGTTAATTAGATTTAATTAAAGGTTGGTGGTTTTTTTAAGTGTTCAAACCTCCGAGACATTGTCTCGGAGGTTTTTATTTTTTAGACTTGAAGGAAAGCTGAAAAAAATTGTACTAAGCTTTTGACACTTGATTCTTCTGGTTAAACCCGAAATATGCAATAGACCTTCTATTACATAATCCGGGTTAAAGTCTTCTGACTTGCTTTAAAAAAGTACCTCATTATTAGGATTGGCCATAGTATGCACCTTCACCATGTTTGCGTTCATAATGTTTTTTGATCAAGGCTTCTTTTAGTCTTGGTGCATTGGGGTTTATTTGTAAAGTCAAATAGGCCATTCGGGCAATTTCTTCAAGCACTTTGCTATTATATACTGCTTTCTGGGCATTCTTTCCCCAGGTAAATGGTCCGTGGTT
Protein-coding sequences here:
- the purL gene encoding phosphoribosylformylglycinamidine synthase — encoded protein: MKILFFQSPEKTLYALETNEALKNSELEKLNWLFGGADYLEDLEISGEFIGPRKEMITPWSTNAVEISQNMGIKGILRIEAFYPWTEGSTFDPMLQRHYKGLGQNVYSIAKTPDPIQYIEDISSYNEKEGLALNAEEVAYLEGVSKSLDRPLTDSEVFGFSQVNSEHCRHKIFNGTFILDGEEKSMTLFQLIKETSKANKNGIVSAYSDNVAFVKGPKALQFAPKSSDKADYFEIKEIDTVISLKAETHNFPTTVEPFNGAATGSGGEIRDRMAGGTASIPLAGTAVYMTSYPRSEAGRSWEKNLSERKWLYQSPMDILIKASNGASDFGNKFGQPIICGSLMTFEHNEDELHWGFDKVIMQAGGVGFTAAPYSLKKNPEKGDRIVLMGGDNYRIGMGGSAVSSLNTGELSLSLEMNAIQRSNPEMQKRVSNVIRALAESEDNPIVSIHDHGAGGHLNCLSELVENTGGTIDLEKLPVGDPTLSAKEIIGNESQERMGLVVKDVHIDKIKKIADRERAPFYNIGQTTGDMQFKFENTQTGEKPVDWSLNHMFGSSPKTVLVDKKAKQNFKAPEYKVQDFEQYLTNVLQLEAVACKDWLTNKVDRSVTGRVAKQQTTGELQLPLNNVAVMAMDYSGNKGIATSIGHSPIAALVSPEAGSRLAIAEALTNLIWAPLTDGLKGVSLSANWMWPAKNEGENERLYRAVESTSDFAIALGINIPTGKDSLSMTQKYPSGQTVKSPGTVIISTVGECSDINNVISPGLKASPESTLLYIDLSKDDAKLGGSSFAQSLNKIGNEVPDIKDAAYFKSAFATIQDLIKQNKVLAGHDISSGGLITTILEMCFPNQNTGIDIHASNLKEKDLIKALFAENPGLVIQVKDAADITTFLNSQGISAVEIATVNATGTIKIDGLNKSWEVSVLRDIWYKSSYLLDQQQSGKRLAKERFENYKNQPLNYTFPEQWKGTYESLNLDPNRKTTTGAKAAIIREKGVNGDREMAYSLWLAGFDVKDIHMTDLISGRENLEDVNMIVFVGGFSNSDVLGSAKGWAGAFLYNEKAKNALDNFYARKDTLSLGVCNGCQLMVALDLINPEHEEKASMLHNESHKFESSFVNVTIPQNNSVMFGSLSGLQLGVWVAHGEGKFNLPADKESYNIGMKYSYEAYPGNPNGSDHNVAGLASKDGRHLAIMPHIERAIAPWNWPYYPEGLQREDVSPWITAFINARNWVEEHSA
- a CDS encoding TolC family protein — its product is MNFKSIIFTVSIWVFGHWFTDVQAQQVAFTLEESVNYALENNAEARSANLEIQAAKGLVGERTAEGLPQITTRVNATKNLVVPITPFPAQFSDPEAPEGTFIGIQFSPVYSANLTATVSQMIFNGSYFIGLKAAKTYKQLVEFDKAFTELQVIENVKKAYFSVLVSKERETLIQANLNRLDTLLKETEILYQEGFAEKIDVTRIQVQNNNIRTELNKAKTSTRVSKAILKLQMGFPEDRDISLSNELDDFTQYLDTQRLLSEEGQQRVEVDQINTNYDLAVLDLKNNQIQYMPRLDANYTFQRNAFGGNFSKLWSGDWFTGSILGVTLEIPIFDGFTKRYKIQQNRVQMRQLEVQKEFTLQNIALEKFQAKQNLINSLQELEVQRENRDLALEVFNMAKIKYQEGVGSNLEVVEADATLKESETNYFSALYDTFIARVDLEKALGILK
- a CDS encoding TetR/AcrR family transcriptional regulator, encoding METRQNIIRIALKNFLVYGVRAVTMDEIARIAGISKKTIYEEFSSKEELVNAAIEASIKEYRCDLDEMESIDESAIDHLLRMTRYLREVFTSMNPLLMQDIQRFYPKCWLKINEFKTEKVLQNIIMVLEKGKESGDFRIEINSELLAYMRMDQITNTFTSNYAKFSPSFLDCQLAILDHFIHGILTDQGRSNYYRKLQTQEL
- a CDS encoding efflux RND transporter periplasmic adaptor subunit, which encodes MKNTLKILTLSLMLGMFSCGQQEEDELSKKKSQLDEFKSESAELKVKIQELEEEISKMDPEFRKNQRKSVLVTTVKPETGRFDHYVEVTGSVLSKKNVNISAEVSGRVEEIVTREGMSVRKGQVIARIDAESVQRNLDEIQTQLELAKTIFEKQERLWNQQIGTEIQYLEAKNRKETLEKNLASIELQKDRSTIRAPFNGTVEELVVRVGELVQPGSPVVNFVGEDDLFIEGDISERYVGILDKGDSVSIYFPSIDKTLKTKVTAIGKVINPDNRTFKIEVFLPKLEKVKPNMISVLNIQDYSVEDAVTIPSYLILKDNKGSYVFVVEEGVAHKKYIERGMTYDSKTEIIEGLSGSEVLIDKGFREVGDNFSVNISS
- a CDS encoding alkene reductase gives rise to the protein MQNQPLLEKLKLGDLSIANRVVMAPMTRSRADNQDKAPTDLHAEYYKQRASAGLIITEGSQISQEAVGYINTPGIHSKAQVEGWKKVTKAVHDAGGKIFIQLWHVGRISHPDFHEGALPLAPSAINPKSKSFTPKGFKDTVTPKEMSIPEIKQTIEDFKNAAANAWEAGFDGVEIHSSNGYLLHQFFSRTSNVRMDEYGGSIPNRAKILFEIIDAIKKVVPENRIGVRLNPSLSGIFGMTMDEESIPTFDYIIENLNRYELAYLHLSEPFNDVSDIPYAETDIAKRYRPIYKGKIIINAGFDQQKGNQFILEGLADAVAYAKLYISNPDLVERFTTNEKLASWDESTFYTPGAKGYTDYPKLVEK